A DNA window from Anaerocolumna sp. AGMB13020 contains the following coding sequences:
- the speE gene encoding polyamine aminopropyltransferase, with protein MELWYTENHTEEARFSIKIDKQLVSLQSDFQRIDIFESKEFGRILTLDGYLMVTEKDEFIYHDMITHVPMAVNPDIKKVLVIGAGDGGTIRELLRYKGIQHIDMVEIDEEVVKLCKEYLPRTACGLTDPKVHLFFEDGLKFVRGKEGEYDLIIVDSTDPFGPGEGLFTKEFYGNCYRALKEDGILVNQHESMYYSSYAASMIRAHQRIHDTFPVARIYQAHIPTYPSGHWLFGFASKKYDPVKDLKAEEWNKLGLKTRYYNTELHLGSFAIPNYIKEQLNESDQ; from the coding sequence ATGGAACTTTGGTATACGGAAAATCATACAGAGGAAGCACGTTTCTCAATTAAAATCGATAAACAGCTGGTAAGCTTACAAAGCGATTTTCAACGAATTGATATTTTTGAGTCCAAAGAGTTTGGAAGGATTCTTACCCTGGATGGTTATCTTATGGTGACAGAAAAGGATGAGTTTATTTACCATGATATGATAACACACGTACCTATGGCGGTTAACCCGGATATTAAGAAGGTTCTGGTAATCGGTGCGGGAGACGGAGGAACGATAAGAGAGCTTCTTCGTTATAAAGGAATTCAGCACATTGATATGGTGGAGATTGATGAAGAGGTTGTTAAGCTGTGTAAAGAATATCTTCCACGTACAGCCTGTGGACTGACAGACCCTAAGGTACATTTATTTTTTGAAGATGGACTTAAATTTGTCAGGGGAAAAGAAGGTGAGTATGACCTTATCATTGTTGATTCAACGGATCCCTTCGGACCTGGTGAAGGTTTATTTACCAAAGAATTCTACGGGAACTGTTACAGAGCCCTGAAGGAGGACGGAATCCTTGTTAACCAGCATGAGAGTATGTATTACTCTTCATATGCAGCGTCCATGATAAGAGCTCATCAGAGAATTCATGATACCTTTCCTGTGGCCAGGATTTACCAGGCTCATATACCAACCTATCCGTCAGGTCATTGGCTTTTTGGTTTTGCTTCCAAGAAATATGACCCGGTGAAGGATTTAAAAGCGGAAGAATGGAATAAATTAGGGTTAAAAACCAGATATTATAATACAGAACTCCATTTGGGTTCCTTTGCAATTCCGAATTATATTAAAGAGCAATTGAATGAGTCTGACCAATAA
- a CDS encoding saccharopine dehydrogenase family protein, with amino-acid sequence MSKALIIGAGGVAGVVIHKCCQNPDVFTEILLASRTVSKCDAYKEKIEKEQGSNPLYGKDQFTKITTAQIDADNTQELIALIEGYKPDIVINVALPYQDLTIMDACLATKTDYLDTANYEPLDTAKFEYKWQWDYRERFEKAGITAVLGCGFDPGVTGVFSAYAMKHEFDEIHQIDILDANAGDHGYPFATNFNPEINIREVTANGSYFENGEFIETEPMSIKRVYDFPEIGEKDMYLLHHEEMESLALNIKGIKKIRFWMTFSERYLTHLRVLENVGMTSIEPIEFEGKQIVPLQFLKAVLPDPASLGPRTKGKTNIGCIYQGVKDGKEKKYYVYNVCDHEECYKEVGSQAISYTTGVPAMIGAMMVLKGLWKKPGVYNVEEFNPDPFMEELNRCGLPWKETHTPDLVD; translated from the coding sequence ATGTCAAAAGCATTAATTATCGGTGCCGGTGGAGTAGCCGGAGTAGTAATCCACAAATGCTGCCAGAACCCCGATGTATTTACAGAAATCCTTCTTGCAAGCAGAACTGTTTCCAAATGTGATGCCTACAAGGAAAAAATTGAGAAGGAACAGGGAAGCAATCCCCTTTACGGAAAAGACCAGTTTACAAAAATTACGACGGCTCAGATAGATGCTGATAATACACAGGAACTGATTGCGCTGATTGAAGGCTATAAGCCGGATATTGTAATTAACGTAGCATTACCTTATCAAGATCTCACTATTATGGATGCCTGCCTGGCAACAAAGACTGATTATCTGGATACAGCGAATTATGAGCCTCTGGATACCGCAAAATTCGAATATAAATGGCAGTGGGATTACAGGGAAAGATTTGAGAAAGCCGGTATTACAGCTGTACTTGGCTGCGGCTTTGACCCTGGTGTTACGGGAGTATTCTCCGCTTATGCCATGAAGCATGAGTTTGATGAAATACATCAGATAGATATTTTGGATGCTAACGCAGGCGACCACGGATATCCTTTTGCTACTAATTTTAATCCCGAAATCAATATTCGTGAAGTTACTGCAAACGGCAGCTATTTCGAAAACGGAGAATTTATTGAAACAGAGCCTATGTCCATTAAGCGTGTTTATGATTTCCCTGAAATCGGCGAAAAGGATATGTATTTGTTACATCATGAAGAAATGGAATCCCTTGCGCTTAATATAAAAGGAATTAAGAAAATCCGTTTCTGGATGACCTTCTCTGAAAGATACCTGACTCATTTAAGAGTACTGGAAAACGTAGGTATGACTTCAATCGAGCCGATTGAGTTCGAAGGAAAACAGATTGTACCCCTGCAGTTCTTAAAAGCAGTGCTTCCTGATCCTGCATCCTTAGGACCCAGAACGAAAGGAAAGACCAATATCGGCTGCATTTACCAGGGTGTAAAAGACGGCAAAGAAAAGAAGTATTATGTATATAATGTGTGTGACCATGAGGAATGCTACAAAGAAGTCGGTTCTCAGGCAATTTCTTATACAACCGGTGTACCTGCAATGATAGGAGCCATGATGGTCTTAAAGGGACTCTGGAAGAAACCTGGTGTATACAATGTTGAGGAGTTCAATCCCGATCCTTTCATGGAGGAGTTAAATCGCTGCGGACTGCCCTGGAAAGAAACACATACACCTGATTTGGTGGATTAA
- the nspC gene encoding carboxynorspermidine decarboxylase — MSDVLNFDPKSLKTPVYIMDETLLKKNLETLKYVIDKTGCKILLAQKAFSMFSVYPLIGNYLQGTTASSLYEAKLGREEMEGEVHIFSPAYREDEMEEIISLSDHIVFNSFTQWKKYRALVEGSDRHISCGIRINPEYSEIETDMYNPCFTGSRMGVTLEQFEPEELKGIEGLHFHTMCEQNSDVLKRTLQVVDEKFGSYIAGMKWINFGGGHHITRKDYDLDILIESILFIKNKYNVEVYLEPGEAVALNTGFLVARVLDTLKNGMDLAILDTSAACHMPDVLEMPYRPEVIGAGKPGEYAYTYRLGGPTCLSGDVIGEYSFKEPLQVGDTLVFCDMGHYTMVKNNTFNGMGLPSIALWSPDKGTQLIKEFGYEDFKMRLS, encoded by the coding sequence ATGTCCGATGTATTAAACTTTGATCCGAAGAGCTTAAAAACACCGGTTTATATAATGGATGAAACTCTTCTGAAGAAAAATCTTGAAACTTTGAAGTATGTAATTGATAAAACCGGCTGTAAGATACTTCTCGCTCAAAAAGCCTTCTCCATGTTTTCTGTCTATCCCCTGATCGGAAATTATCTGCAGGGAACCACTGCCAGCTCGCTCTATGAGGCGAAGCTTGGAAGAGAAGAGATGGAGGGTGAAGTGCATATTTTTTCACCCGCTTACAGAGAAGATGAAATGGAGGAGATTATTTCACTCAGTGACCATATTGTATTTAATTCTTTTACTCAATGGAAAAAGTACAGAGCTTTGGTTGAAGGCAGTGACAGGCATATCTCCTGCGGAATCCGCATCAATCCGGAATATTCTGAAATTGAGACAGATATGTATAATCCTTGCTTTACCGGTTCCAGAATGGGTGTAACCTTAGAGCAGTTTGAACCTGAGGAGCTAAAAGGAATAGAAGGGTTGCATTTTCATACAATGTGTGAGCAGAATTCCGATGTGCTGAAACGAACCTTGCAGGTAGTAGATGAGAAGTTCGGCTCTTATATAGCAGGAATGAAGTGGATTAATTTCGGAGGCGGACACCACATAACCAGAAAAGATTATGATCTGGATATACTGATTGAGAGCATTCTTTTTATTAAGAATAAATACAACGTGGAAGTTTATTTAGAGCCTGGTGAAGCAGTGGCTTTAAATACCGGTTTTCTGGTTGCCAGAGTCCTGGATACTTTAAAGAATGGAATGGACCTGGCTATTCTGGATACTTCTGCAGCCTGCCATATGCCCGATGTACTGGAAATGCCCTACAGACCGGAGGTAATAGGTGCCGGAAAACCCGGAGAATATGCTTATACATACCGTCTTGGGGGCCCAACCTGCCTTTCCGGCGATGTGATTGGTGAATATTCCTTTAAGGAACCGCTGCAAGTAGGGGATACATTGGTTTTTTGTGATATGGGGCATTATACTATGGTTAAAAATAATACCTTTAACGGAATGGGACTTCCCTCCATTGCATTGTGGAGCCCGGATAAAGGCACTCAGCTCATTAAGGAGTTTGGTTATGAGGATTTCAAGATGAGGTTATCCTAG
- a CDS encoding methyl-accepting chemotaxis protein produces the protein MSDNIMKSYFDVLPLLKDLVQEDIAVSITDNEKFLAYWPNPILPLQLQVGDVIQQEDPLRLAMRNKNVISQIVPKEALGIVFQAICYPILDEAGKVLGAVGIAKSLEKRSELQNSTEIIFNSLQQINSSIEEIASGSVQLKGTISEVVDTTKAAKQKINDTDMILSTIQNIASQSNLLALNAAIEAARAGEAGRGFSVVADEVRKLAQSSSDSAKKVSATLSEIKNYIEKIEQQIHNSNIIAESQAASTEEITSVTDEVTNSSRTLRELAKIV, from the coding sequence ATGAGTGATAATATTATGAAATCGTATTTTGATGTACTGCCGTTATTAAAGGATCTGGTACAAGAAGATATAGCAGTTTCTATAACAGATAATGAGAAATTTCTGGCATATTGGCCCAATCCCATATTACCCTTACAATTACAGGTTGGAGATGTAATTCAACAAGAGGATCCTTTACGTCTGGCAATGAGAAACAAAAATGTGATCTCCCAGATAGTTCCAAAAGAAGCCTTGGGAATAGTGTTTCAGGCAATCTGCTATCCCATTCTTGATGAAGCTGGTAAAGTGCTTGGTGCTGTAGGGATAGCTAAGAGCCTGGAGAAACGTTCTGAATTGCAGAATTCAACAGAGATAATATTTAATTCTTTACAGCAGATTAATTCTAGTATCGAAGAAATTGCTTCTGGTTCCGTGCAGCTTAAAGGAACCATTTCAGAGGTAGTTGATACGACGAAAGCAGCAAAACAAAAAATTAATGATACCGATATGATCCTGTCTACAATTCAAAATATTGCTTCTCAGTCTAATCTCCTGGCATTAAATGCCGCTATTGAAGCAGCAAGAGCCGGAGAAGCCGGCAGAGGATTCAGTGTAGTAGCAGATGAAGTCAGAAAGCTGGCACAATCAAGCTCTGATTCTGCCAAGAAAGTATCTGCTACTTTAAGTGAAATTAAGAACTATATTGAAAAAATCGAACAGCAGATCCATAACTCCAATATTATAGCTGAATCCCAGGCAGCCTCCACAGAAGAAATCACTTCCGTAACAGATGAAGTAACCAATTCCTCAAGAACATTACGTGAGCTTGCTAAAATTGTTTAA
- a CDS encoding DUF5107 domain-containing protein → MNSINKVKLWEEILIIPTYKVHPPEKSPLFLERRAYQGSTGKVYPLPVTEKISDVKEEVSYKAVFLENEYLKIMILPELGGRIQRAYDKTNGYDFVYYNHVIKPALVGLTGPWISGGIEFNWPQHHRPSTYSPVDYSLCENQDGSSTVFISEIDKMYGTKGMAAITLYPEKAYIEIKGQLYNPTDLPQTFLWWANPAVPVNDDTYSVFPPDVNAVMDHGKRAVSTFPIATGEYYKCDYSAGVDISRYKNVKVPTSYMAAHSDYDFIGNYDEKREAGLLHVADHHFSPGKKQWTWGNGDFGRTWDNNLTDSDGPYIELMTGVFTDNQPDFTWLKPHEEKTFVQYFMPYKGVGRVGNATKDAAVSLEQGQEGTAILKVYVSGIYNQSSVKVTVGDQILSETTANLTPEKCLTVVFTAPQKLSDCSITVNCDNKTLVSYKLYEKELKPIPEAAEPMKAPADMKSLEELYLAASHLEQYRHATYDPADYYLEGLRRDTTDIRINNGYGLLLYKRGFLKESIPYFEAAIKKQTWKNPNPYSGECYFNLGLALAAVDKEDLAYDAFYKSTWSAETMSAGFYWLSCLSARKACYEEALEFAEKSMLHNWHNMKSRNLKAALLRKLSRENKIFLEESLVIDPLYMGCIFEKALQDNSLAFFIERMRQEAHNYLTLSLDYINAGLYEDAVILLSLCQDNNPLLFSYQGYAKYKLGLTKEAAAFYERAEGCPGDYCFPNRIEEIKILEHGIQLLKTAPMAHFYLGNLLYDKKQYEQAVYHWETAVTQKDSLSMAYRNLAIAYFNKEKDNQKALKAMNKALSLDRKYPRFLLEYDQLAAKANIPVKERLKMLESDLSVTKSRDDLYLRYITLLNCTGQYEEAIKALTSHRFHPWEGGEGKVSSQYRYALIQSAVSLINSNKPEDALPLLTASLNYPENLGEGKLPNVADNEAHYYLGVSYRKLGREEEAKKYFELAATGPTEPGSVLYYNDQPSDFIFYQGLANKALQRENAALKAYHQLIIYGEKHLFDKVSYDFFAVSLPEIEVFQDNIQLRNIQYCNYLRALGNLGLGNKTEAALLLQDILVKQDDYQGAICHNKLV, encoded by the coding sequence ATGAATTCAATAAATAAAGTTAAGCTCTGGGAAGAGATCCTAATCATACCTACTTACAAAGTACATCCCCCAGAGAAAAGTCCTCTATTCCTTGAAAGAAGAGCCTATCAGGGAAGTACCGGTAAGGTATATCCTCTGCCAGTAACAGAAAAAATCTCAGATGTGAAAGAAGAAGTTAGTTATAAAGCTGTATTTCTTGAAAATGAGTACTTAAAAATTATGATTCTGCCGGAGCTCGGAGGCAGAATACAGCGTGCTTATGATAAAACCAACGGATATGATTTTGTCTATTACAATCACGTGATCAAGCCGGCACTGGTCGGTCTTACCGGTCCTTGGATCTCCGGCGGTATCGAGTTTAACTGGCCGCAGCACCACAGGCCCTCTACTTATTCACCGGTAGACTATTCTCTTTGTGAGAACCAGGACGGCTCTTCTACGGTTTTTATCAGCGAAATTGATAAAATGTATGGTACCAAGGGAATGGCCGCTATTACACTCTATCCCGAAAAAGCATACATCGAAATAAAAGGACAGCTCTACAATCCTACTGATCTGCCGCAAACCTTTCTTTGGTGGGCTAATCCTGCCGTGCCTGTTAACGATGATACTTACTCCGTATTCCCTCCCGATGTGAATGCAGTAATGGATCATGGAAAACGTGCTGTATCAACCTTCCCTATAGCAACAGGTGAATATTATAAATGTGACTATTCTGCCGGCGTGGATATATCACGTTACAAAAATGTCAAAGTACCTACTTCCTATATGGCTGCCCATTCTGACTACGACTTTATCGGTAATTATGACGAGAAAAGAGAAGCTGGTCTGCTTCATGTAGCTGATCATCATTTTTCTCCCGGCAAGAAGCAGTGGACTTGGGGAAATGGTGATTTTGGAAGAACCTGGGATAATAATCTCACCGACAGTGACGGACCTTATATTGAATTAATGACTGGTGTATTTACAGACAACCAGCCTGATTTTACCTGGCTGAAACCTCACGAGGAAAAAACCTTTGTCCAGTATTTTATGCCTTATAAAGGTGTAGGCAGGGTTGGCAATGCAACCAAAGATGCTGCAGTAAGCCTGGAACAAGGCCAGGAGGGTACGGCAATCTTAAAAGTATATGTCAGCGGTATTTACAATCAATCCTCTGTTAAAGTGACGGTCGGCGACCAGATATTATCAGAGACCACGGCCAATCTCACACCGGAGAAATGTCTTACAGTAGTGTTTACAGCACCCCAAAAGCTATCAGACTGTAGTATCACTGTCAACTGCGATAATAAAACCCTGGTAAGTTATAAGTTGTATGAAAAAGAATTAAAACCCATTCCGGAAGCAGCTGAACCCATGAAAGCGCCTGCTGATATGAAATCTCTTGAAGAGTTATATCTGGCCGCTTCTCATCTGGAACAATACCGTCATGCCACTTATGATCCTGCCGATTACTATCTGGAAGGTTTAAGACGCGATACTACGGATATCAGAATAAATAACGGATATGGCCTTCTCTTATATAAACGGGGTTTTCTAAAAGAAAGTATCCCTTACTTCGAAGCAGCCATCAAGAAACAGACCTGGAAGAATCCTAACCCTTATTCCGGGGAGTGCTATTTCAACCTGGGTCTTGCCCTCGCAGCAGTAGACAAAGAAGATCTGGCATATGATGCCTTTTATAAATCCACCTGGAGCGCTGAAACCATGAGTGCAGGTTTCTACTGGCTTTCCTGCCTTTCTGCCAGAAAAGCCTGTTACGAAGAAGCTCTGGAATTTGCAGAAAAATCCATGCTTCATAACTGGCATAATATGAAAAGTAGAAATCTGAAAGCAGCACTGCTTCGTAAACTCTCCAGAGAGAATAAAATATTCCTGGAAGAAAGTCTTGTGATAGATCCCTTATATATGGGTTGTATTTTTGAGAAAGCCCTGCAGGATAACTCTCTCGCTTTCTTTATAGAGAGAATGCGTCAGGAAGCGCACAATTACCTAACCCTTTCTCTTGATTACATCAATGCGGGCTTATATGAAGATGCGGTAATACTATTATCCTTATGCCAGGACAATAATCCTCTTTTATTCAGCTATCAAGGTTATGCCAAATATAAACTGGGCTTAACAAAAGAAGCTGCTGCCTTCTATGAAAGAGCGGAGGGCTGCCCCGGAGACTACTGCTTCCCTAACCGGATTGAAGAAATTAAAATTTTAGAACATGGAATCCAATTACTAAAAACTGCTCCAATGGCACATTTTTACCTGGGAAATCTCCTTTATGATAAAAAACAGTATGAACAGGCTGTTTATCACTGGGAAACCGCTGTTACTCAAAAAGACTCTCTGTCCATGGCATACCGAAACCTGGCTATTGCTTACTTTAACAAAGAAAAAGATAATCAAAAGGCATTGAAAGCCATGAATAAAGCTCTTAGTCTTGATCGTAAATATCCGAGATTTCTCCTGGAATATGACCAATTGGCAGCAAAAGCAAATATACCGGTAAAGGAACGTCTGAAAATGCTGGAATCAGATCTTTCCGTGACCAAATCCCGTGATGATCTATATCTGCGCTATATCACACTGCTTAATTGTACCGGACAATACGAGGAGGCTATTAAAGCATTGACTTCCCATCGTTTCCATCCCTGGGAAGGTGGAGAAGGAAAGGTCAGCTCCCAGTACCGGTATGCTTTGATTCAATCTGCTGTCAGTTTAATAAATTCAAATAAACCGGAGGACGCCTTGCCTTTATTAACTGCTTCTCTTAATTATCCTGAGAATTTGGGAGAAGGTAAATTGCCCAATGTAGCGGACAATGAAGCTCATTATTATTTAGGTGTGTCCTATCGTAAACTGGGAAGGGAGGAAGAGGCAAAGAAATATTTCGAGCTTGCAGCAACAGGACCAACAGAACCGGGAAGTGTGCTGTACTATAACGATCAGCCATCTGATTTTATTTTCTACCAGGGACTGGCAAATAAAGCCCTCCAAAGGGAAAATGCTGCCTTAAAAGCATATCACCAGTTGATAATTTACGGCGAGAAACACTTATTTGATAAAGTGTCCTATGATTTCTTTGCCGTGTCACTGCCGGAAATCGAAGTGTTCCAGGATAATATACAGTTACGAAACATCCAGTACTGTAATTATCTGCGTGCTTTAGGTAATTTAGGACTTGGTAATAAGACAGAAGCTGCACTTCTGTTACAGGATATCCTGGTGAAACAAGATGATTATCAGGGTGCTATTTGTCATAATAAATTAGTATAA
- a CDS encoding helix-turn-helix transcriptional regulator, protein MSIFDDKKKDGFKGERMIVIPTEAFKDYTEHPQIRRLYLTDVGYFPQAEHHYRERKDGIEEYIFMYCMEGSGIIEIEGKEYSLKDNEAFCIPRLKGHKYYACPDRPWSILWVHFKGEDITYYPLEECITIKFGSNHAGNRMLFLFELLFRVLEGNYTLGNFIYISQVLSLILAEAYNREKQHTALDQNRHVTDVIKYMYQHMNEELSLEQIVEAFNLSKSYLNAVFKKHTSHSPMDFYIQLKMKEACKLLRATDSYIYEVALKLGYKDQYYFSRIFKKVVGISPKEYKNSEYFHFEKDGRLNGNRR, encoded by the coding sequence ATGAGCATATTTGATGATAAAAAGAAAGACGGCTTCAAAGGAGAGCGAATGATCGTGATTCCGACAGAAGCCTTTAAGGATTATACGGAGCATCCTCAGATTAGAAGACTATACCTAACGGATGTAGGTTATTTCCCCCAGGCAGAACATCATTACAGGGAAAGGAAGGATGGAATAGAAGAGTACATTTTTATGTACTGTATGGAAGGCAGCGGAATAATAGAAATAGAGGGAAAAGAATATAGTCTTAAAGATAATGAGGCATTTTGTATTCCAAGGCTCAAAGGACATAAATATTATGCTTGTCCGGACAGGCCCTGGAGTATTCTTTGGGTGCATTTTAAAGGGGAGGATATCACCTATTACCCTCTGGAGGAATGTATTACAATAAAGTTTGGCTCCAATCATGCCGGTAATCGTATGCTGTTTCTGTTTGAACTATTGTTCCGTGTATTGGAGGGAAATTATACACTTGGTAACTTTATATATATTTCACAAGTGCTATCCTTAATACTGGCTGAGGCATATAACCGGGAAAAACAGCATACGGCCCTGGACCAGAACAGACATGTAACTGACGTCATTAAATATATGTACCAGCATATGAATGAAGAATTATCCCTGGAGCAGATTGTGGAAGCGTTTAATCTTTCAAAGAGCTATCTGAATGCGGTATTTAAGAAACATACCAGCCATTCGCCAATGGACTTTTATATTCAGCTTAAGATGAAGGAGGCTTGCAAACTCCTTCGTGCCACAGATTCGTATATCTATGAAGTGGCTCTTAAATTAGGCTACAAGGACCAGTATTATTTCTCAAGAATCTTTAAAAAGGTTGTAGGTATTTCACCCAAAGAATATAAGAATAGTGAATATTTTCATTTTGAGAAGGATGGCAGGCTGAATGGTAACAGAAGATAA
- the sigK gene encoding RNA polymerase sporulation sigma factor SigK, whose protein sequence is MKSFPKPLSAKEETEILCRCMEGSKEARDILIERNLRLVAHIVKKYNSADREIDDLISIGTIGLIKAIDTFDPDKGIRLATYASRCIDNELLMMLRSGKRQAKEVYLYEPIGSDKEGHEINLLDIIESSESDIIEEIELQGNVKRLYELVNKVLNKRERQIIEMRYGLNSQEEITQREIASKIGISRSYVSRIEKKALKKLREYFDKEYRDPY, encoded by the coding sequence GTGAAATCTTTTCCAAAGCCACTGAGCGCCAAGGAAGAAACGGAAATCCTTTGCCGTTGTATGGAAGGAAGCAAAGAAGCAAGGGATATCCTGATTGAACGTAATCTCCGTCTGGTAGCACATATTGTAAAAAAATACAATTCGGCGGATAGAGAAATAGATGACTTAATATCCATTGGCACAATTGGTTTAATAAAAGCAATCGATACCTTTGACCCGGATAAAGGAATACGGCTAGCCACCTATGCTTCTAGGTGTATAGATAATGAGCTTCTGATGATGTTAAGGAGCGGTAAACGACAGGCGAAAGAAGTTTATCTGTATGAACCTATAGGTTCCGATAAGGAAGGGCATGAAATCAATCTTCTGGATATTATTGAGAGCTCTGAATCAGACATTATCGAAGAAATAGAATTGCAAGGTAATGTTAAGCGTCTGTATGAGTTGGTAAATAAGGTTCTGAATAAAAGAGAGCGGCAGATTATTGAGATGCGGTACGGATTGAATTCACAGGAAGAGATTACACAAAGGGAGATAGCCAGTAAAATAGGTATTTCCAGATCTTATGTTTCTAGAATTGAGAAGAAGGCATTAAAGAAATTAAGAGAATATTTTGATAAAGAATACCGGGATCCATATTAA